One genomic window of Lynx canadensis isolate LIC74 chromosome F2, mLynCan4.pri.v2, whole genome shotgun sequence includes the following:
- the ZNF16 gene encoding zinc finger protein 16, with translation MPSLRARSEEAEMEPSVPRPSPWIPAAQACVSDAPAVTHPGSTLRDPHCCDYTEPGTTPSHHQRPDWDTRTEDKEFLQKREVSEDLESQAEVSENYTSDFSQASEFGELCEDVLEGDWAAPDNEKRVQSHYQERGFTPVAVLLSSTLEKELGCNDFVRSFSLSPNPMASQGIPTEERTHMYDMCGHSFQHSVELTSHEGLHVAESPLICNDCGKTFRGNPDLIQHQIIHAGQKSFICNECGKSFSQNSFLKSHQRSHVSVKPYQCSECRKTFSVHSNLIRHQINHSGEKPYVCNECGKAFSQNSSLKKHQKSHMSEKPYECSECGKAFRRSSNLIQHQRIHSGEKPYVCNECGKAFRRSSNLIKHHRIHTGEKPFQCNECGKAFSQSSHLRKHQRVHTGERPYECNECGKPFSRVSNLIKHHRVHTGEKPYKCSDCGKAFSQSSSLIQHRRIHTGEKPHVCNVCGKAFSYSSVLRKHQIIHTGEKPYECSICGKAFSHSSALIQHQGVHTGDKPYECRECGKTFGRSSNLILHQRVHTGEKPYECTECGKTFSQSSTLIQHQRIHNGLKPHECNQCGKAFNRSSNLIHHQKVHTGEKPYTCVECGKGFSQSSHLIQHQIIHTGERPYKCSECGKAFSQRSVLIQHQRIHTGVKPYDCSACGKAFSQRSKLVKHQLIHARE, from the exons ATGCCCAGCCTCAGAGCGCGCTCTGAAGAGGCAGAAATGGAGCCCTCAGTTCCTAGACCATCCCCTTGGATCCCTGCAGCCCAGGCGTGTGTGAGTGATGCTCCTGCTGTGACCCACCCTGGATCAACACTCCGTGATCCCCACTGCTGTGACTACACCGAGCCAGGAACCACCCCTTCTCACCATCAGCGGCCAG ATTGGGACACCAGGACTGAGGACAAGGAGTTTCTTCAGAAGAGAGAAGTTTCTGAGGATTTGGAATCACAGGCAGAAGTATCAGAAAACTATACCAGTGATTTTTCCCAGGCTTCTGAGTTTGGAGAACTCTGTGAGGATGTCCTGGAGGGAGATTGGGCAGCCCCTGACAATGAGAAACGGGTGCAGTCCCACTACCAGGAGCGGGGCTTCACACCAGTGGCAGTGCTCCTTAGCAGCACCTTAGAGAAAGAGCTAGGCTGTAATGACTTTGTGAGAAGCTTCAGTCTGAGCCCAAACCCAATGGCATCTCAGGGAATTCCTACAGAAGAGAGAACACATATGTATGACATGTGTGGCCACAGCTTCCAACACAGTGTGGAGTTAACTAGCCATGAAGGGCTTCACGTAGCCGAAAGCCCACTCATATGTAATGATTGTGGGAAAACCTTCAGAGGAAACCCTGATCTTATCCAGCATCAGATAATCCATGCTGGACAGAAGTCCTTCATATGCAATGAATGTGGAAAATCCTTCAGTcagaattcatttcttaaaagtcATCAGAGGTCTCATGTGAGTGTAAAACCCTACCAGTGCAGCGAGTGCAGGAAAACCTTCAGTGTGCATTCTAACCTCATTAGGCATCAGATTAACCACAGTGGTGAGAAGCCTTATGTATGcaatgaatgtggaaaagccttcagcCAGAACTCAAGCCTTAAAAAGCACCAGAAGTCTCACATGagtgagaaaccctatgaatgcagtgaatgtgggaaggcATTTAGGCGGAGCTCAAACCTCATCCAGCATCAAAGAATTCATTCTGGAGAGAAGCCGTATGTGTGCAAcgaatgtgggaaggcctttaggCGGAGCTCAAATCTCATTAAACACCATAGGATTCATACAGGTGAGAAGCCTTTCCAGTGTAATGAGTGTGGGAAAGCATTCAGCCAGAGCTCACACCTGAGGAAGCAtcagagagttcacactggagagagACCTTATGAGTGTAATGAGTGTGGCAAACCATTCAGCCGGGTTTCCAACCTCATTAAGCATCACAGggttcacactggagagaaaccctataagTGCAGTGACTGCGGGAAGGCCTTCAGTCAGAGTTCAAGCCTCATTCAGCATCGaagaattcacactggagaaaaaccTCATGTGTGTAATGTGTGTGGAAAAGCCTTTAGTTACAGCTCAGTGCTCAGAAAGCACCAAATAATCCACACAGGAGAGAAGCCGTATGAATGTAGCATCTGTGGGAAGGCCTTCAGCCACAGTTCGGCTCTCATTCAGCATCAGGGTGTGCACACGGGTGACAAACCCTATGAGTGTCGGGAATGTGGAAAAACATTTGGTCGGAGCTCCAACCTTATCCTTCACCAGCGCGttcacactggggagaaaccctatgaatgtaccGAATGTGGAAAAACCTTCAGCCAGAGTTCAACTCTCATTCAGCATCAGAGAATCCATAATGGATTGAAACCTCATGAATGTAACCAGTGTGGTAAAGCCTTCAACCGAAGCTCAAACCTTATTCACCACCAGAAAGTTCACACTGGCGAGAAGCCATACACATGTGTCGAATGTGGTAAGGGCTTCAGCCAGAGTTCACACCTTATTCAACATCAGATAATCCACACTGGCGAAAGGCCATATAAGTGCAgtgagtgtgggaaagccttcagtcaGCGTTCGGTTCTCATCCAGCACCAGAGGATCCACACCGGCGTGAAGCCTTACGACTGCTCTGcttgtgggaaagccttcagccaGCGGTCCAAGTTGGTCAAACACCAGCTGATCCATGCTAGGGAGTGA